Proteins from one Bifidobacterium sp. ESL0732 genomic window:
- a CDS encoding phosphoenolpyruvate carboxylase produces the protein MAEDTKNNKPAKNQPITQPDAALFTSGVGTKGPEERDLPESLKDDLALCLEILRTVLGEYDKNLLSTFDTVRGYAVKASAEHYAETIGKEQPKEDNLEKAEKVIDALDVHQAQLLARALTTYFHLANLCEENYRVSVLHKREANVGEDAATDPVNELTGAYHQLINEMGPAKAKKLLNKLEFHPVFTAHPTEARRKAVEGKIRRIATLLSAGKLMGGSDKKENYRRLYNEIDALFRTSPIGAKKPTPVEEADTIIDIFDNTLFDTIPQVYRRFDDWILGDQAGIAEPQCPAFFHPGSWIGTDRDGNPNVTAKVSRAVARKFSDHAIEALEKATRTAGTNLTMEAVTTPPSDELVNLWSHQKEMSERLTDKAASTSSHELHRAVMLVMADRLHYTVVRDADLMYKSCDDFIADLKIVQRSLAAAGDKRAAYGPVQDVIWKAQTFGFHLVETEFRQHSLVHTRALEDIREHGLHGERGELQPMTHEVLDTFRALGAIQKRNGQKAARRYIISFTKSAQNIRDVYELNRMAFSNPEDVPTIDVIPLFEQLQDLQNCVDVLDEMIKIPEVQARLKATGGKLEVMLGYSDSSKDAGPTTATLALHSAQGRIAEWAEKNNIDLTLFHGRGGAVGRGGGPANRAVLAQPKGSVNCRFKLTEQGESIFARYGNQALAIRHVESVAAATLLQSAPSVEKTTTEMTKKYAPMTQKLDESAHKRFLDLLNTPDFTPWFSTVTPLTEIGLLPIGSRPAKRGLGAKSLDDLRTIPWVFSWAQARINLAAWYGLGTACEEFGDLKTLRGAYKELPMFSTFIDNIEMSLAKTDERIAKMYLALGDRDDLRDKVLNEMELTRKWVLAIVGDDWPLQHRHVLGQAVRVRSPYVDILSVIQVLALRSQRELQKKQDAQAAKAKANGEAPENAGAVEPKKTDNEELARDQQRGGFTYLILCTVSGVAAGLQNTG, from the coding sequence ATGGCTGAGGATACCAAAAACAACAAGCCAGCAAAAAATCAACCGATCACGCAGCCTGATGCCGCATTATTCACTTCCGGGGTCGGGACCAAAGGCCCCGAGGAACGTGACCTTCCCGAATCGCTGAAAGACGATCTGGCACTCTGCCTTGAGATTCTGCGCACCGTGCTCGGGGAATACGACAAGAATCTGCTTTCCACATTCGACACCGTGCGCGGCTACGCCGTCAAGGCGAGCGCCGAACACTATGCGGAAACCATCGGCAAGGAACAGCCCAAGGAAGACAACCTCGAAAAGGCCGAAAAGGTCATCGACGCTCTGGACGTCCATCAGGCTCAGCTGCTTGCACGCGCGCTCACCACGTATTTCCATCTGGCGAATCTTTGCGAGGAGAACTACCGCGTTTCCGTGCTGCACAAGCGCGAGGCGAACGTGGGCGAGGATGCCGCGACCGATCCGGTCAACGAACTGACCGGTGCATATCACCAGCTCATCAACGAAATGGGCCCGGCCAAAGCCAAGAAGCTTCTGAACAAGCTTGAGTTCCATCCCGTCTTTACCGCGCATCCCACCGAGGCCCGCCGTAAGGCCGTCGAGGGCAAGATCCGCCGCATCGCCACGCTTTTGAGCGCCGGCAAGTTGATGGGAGGATCCGACAAGAAGGAGAACTACCGTCGTCTTTACAACGAGATCGACGCGCTCTTCCGCACCTCGCCGATTGGCGCCAAGAAGCCGACACCGGTTGAGGAAGCCGACACCATCATCGACATTTTCGACAACACGTTGTTCGATACCATCCCGCAGGTCTATCGTCGCTTCGACGATTGGATTCTCGGCGACCAGGCCGGAATCGCTGAGCCGCAATGCCCCGCGTTCTTCCATCCCGGTTCCTGGATCGGCACCGACCGCGACGGTAACCCGAACGTCACCGCCAAGGTCAGCCGCGCCGTGGCCCGCAAATTCAGCGACCACGCCATTGAGGCGCTGGAAAAGGCGACCCGCACCGCCGGCACGAACCTTACGATGGAAGCCGTCACCACGCCTCCGAGCGACGAACTTGTCAACCTCTGGAGCCATCAGAAGGAAATGAGCGAGCGCCTGACCGACAAGGCCGCCTCCACTTCATCGCACGAGTTGCACCGCGCGGTCATGCTGGTCATGGCCGACCGTTTGCATTACACTGTGGTGCGCGACGCCGATCTGATGTACAAGAGCTGCGACGATTTCATCGCCGACCTCAAGATCGTGCAACGTTCGCTGGCGGCAGCCGGCGACAAGCGCGCGGCTTATGGCCCAGTGCAGGACGTCATCTGGAAGGCGCAGACCTTCGGATTCCATCTCGTGGAGACGGAATTCCGCCAGCATTCGCTCGTTCACACTCGTGCTCTGGAGGACATCCGCGAGCACGGCCTGCACGGCGAGCGCGGCGAACTGCAGCCGATGACTCACGAGGTGCTCGACACCTTCCGTGCGCTCGGCGCCATCCAGAAGCGCAACGGTCAGAAGGCCGCCCGCCGCTACATCATCTCGTTCACCAAGTCCGCGCAGAACATCCGCGACGTCTACGAGCTCAATCGCATGGCGTTCTCGAACCCCGAGGACGTGCCGACCATCGATGTCATCCCGCTCTTCGAGCAGCTGCAGGATCTGCAGAACTGCGTTGACGTGCTTGACGAAATGATCAAGATTCCTGAAGTTCAGGCTCGCCTGAAGGCGACCGGCGGCAAGCTCGAGGTCATGCTCGGCTACTCCGATTCCTCCAAGGATGCCGGCCCGACCACTGCAACGCTCGCTCTGCATTCGGCACAGGGGCGCATTGCGGAATGGGCCGAGAAGAACAATATCGACCTGACGCTCTTCCACGGCCGTGGCGGCGCTGTCGGCCGTGGCGGCGGCCCCGCGAACCGTGCGGTGCTTGCGCAGCCCAAGGGTTCCGTCAATTGCCGCTTCAAGCTCACCGAACAGGGCGAGAGCATTTTCGCCCGCTATGGCAACCAGGCGCTGGCCATTCGTCATGTCGAGTCCGTGGCGGCGGCGACGCTCTTGCAGTCCGCTCCGAGCGTCGAGAAGACGACCACCGAGATGACCAAGAAGTACGCGCCGATGACGCAGAAGCTCGACGAATCCGCGCACAAGCGCTTCCTCGACCTGCTCAATACGCCTGACTTCACGCCTTGGTTCTCCACCGTGACCCCGTTGACCGAAATCGGCCTGCTGCCGATCGGTTCCCGCCCGGCCAAGCGCGGCCTCGGCGCCAAGTCGCTCGACGACCTTCGCACAATTCCGTGGGTCTTCTCTTGGGCCCAAGCGCGCATCAACCTGGCCGCTTGGTACGGCCTGGGAACTGCGTGCGAGGAATTCGGCGACCTGAAAACCCTGCGCGGCGCCTACAAGGAGCTGCCGATGTTCTCCACGTTCATCGACAACATCGAGATGTCGCTGGCCAAGACCGACGAGCGCATCGCCAAGATGTATCTGGCGCTGGGCGACCGCGACGACTTGCGCGACAAGGTCCTGAACGAAATGGAACTCACCCGCAAGTGGGTGCTCGCCATCGTCGGCGACGATTGGCCGCTGCAGCATCGCCACGTGCTCGGCCAGGCCGTGCGCGTGCGTTCGCCGTACGTCGATATCCTCTCCGTCATCCAAGTGCTCGCTCTGCGCAGCCAGCGCGAACTGCAGAAGAAGCAGGATGCACAGGCCGCCAAGGCAAAGGCCAACGGCGAGGCCCCGGAGAACGCTGGTGCCGTCGAGCCGAAGAAGACGGACAACGAGGAGCTGGCCCGCGACCAACAGCGCGGCGGCTTCACCTACCTCATCCTCTGCACGGTTTCCGGAGTAGCCGCCGGCCTGCAGAACACGGGCTGA
- a CDS encoding FAD-dependent oxidoreductase, with amino-acid sequence MKQQDDLYDVVVIGGGPAGLTAGLYLARARYRVMILEKEDFGGQINITNEVVNYPGIARTDGRALTETMRQQAEDFGAEFMAADATGLDVAGDIKTVHTNRGDLKTFGILVASGANPRKIGFEGEAEYAGRGVSYCATCDGEFFNGQEVIVVGGGFSAAEESVFLTKYASKVTILVRDDDFTCDASVSNEAKNDPNIEIHYNTELKSVSAGEGGLVSAVFHNHQTGEDTEWTPTKSKNFGVFVFAGYVPQTEILKGVVDLDEYGYVITHGYLETTAAGVYAAGDLREKNLRQVVTAVSDGAVAGVELERYAKDLSEKTGLVPPRPTSSNYEKREAEEARKAANSGTSPAPVSSSSSDAGAAAQSGRAKISGFFDDAIRKQLDVVFGRMSQPLVLELSLDKTKLSQELKGFIDELVGLSGGKLSAVVAPDSADTEGDEDAEGRAKFDAAEVMPMARPCVRLCKVGGDGGVEPTGLAFHGVPSGHEFNSFVLALYNAAGPGQKVDDDTQQRIDALDADGGSTDVMVLVSLTCTMCPTTVLSSQRIAADNPKVRAEAYDISHFPELQKQYGAMSVPCIVVNKTAADGTTTQKVEFGKKSVPQMLDLIDEA; translated from the coding sequence ATGAAGCAGCAAGACGATTTGTACGACGTAGTGGTGATTGGCGGCGGGCCGGCTGGGCTTACCGCAGGCCTGTATCTGGCTCGTGCTCGATATCGTGTAATGATCCTCGAGAAGGAGGATTTCGGCGGCCAGATCAACATCACCAATGAAGTGGTGAACTACCCCGGTATTGCGCGCACGGACGGTCGAGCATTGACCGAAACCATGCGCCAGCAGGCCGAGGACTTTGGTGCGGAGTTTATGGCGGCCGATGCGACGGGTCTTGATGTTGCAGGCGACATCAAAACCGTTCACACCAATCGCGGCGACCTCAAAACGTTCGGTATTTTGGTCGCTTCTGGTGCCAATCCTCGTAAAATCGGGTTCGAGGGCGAAGCCGAGTATGCCGGTCGCGGCGTCTCCTACTGTGCGACGTGCGATGGTGAATTCTTCAATGGACAGGAGGTCATTGTCGTCGGTGGCGGTTTTTCGGCGGCCGAGGAATCGGTGTTCCTTACCAAATATGCCAGCAAAGTCACGATTTTGGTGCGCGACGATGATTTCACTTGTGATGCATCCGTCTCCAACGAAGCCAAAAACGATCCCAACATCGAGATTCATTACAACACCGAGCTGAAGTCTGTTTCGGCCGGTGAAGGCGGCCTAGTAAGCGCCGTGTTCCACAATCACCAGACCGGCGAGGACACCGAATGGACACCGACCAAAAGCAAGAATTTCGGTGTTTTCGTCTTTGCCGGCTACGTGCCGCAGACCGAGATCTTGAAGGGCGTTGTCGATCTTGACGAATACGGCTACGTGATCACGCACGGTTATCTTGAGACCACCGCGGCCGGAGTGTACGCTGCGGGCGACCTGCGTGAGAAAAACCTGCGCCAGGTGGTCACCGCCGTTTCCGACGGTGCCGTTGCCGGCGTGGAACTTGAGCGTTACGCCAAGGACCTGAGCGAGAAGACCGGCTTGGTGCCGCCTCGCCCGACCAGTTCGAATTACGAGAAGCGTGAGGCCGAAGAGGCCAGGAAAGCCGCCAATTCCGGCACCTCCCCGGCTCCGGTTTCCTCGTCCTCGTCTGATGCCGGCGCTGCTGCTCAAAGTGGGCGCGCAAAGATCTCCGGTTTCTTCGACGATGCCATCCGCAAGCAGCTCGATGTGGTTTTCGGCCGCATGAGCCAGCCGCTGGTGCTCGAGCTTTCGCTCGATAAAACCAAGCTTTCGCAGGAGCTCAAGGGCTTCATCGACGAGCTGGTCGGCTTGAGCGGCGGCAAGCTTTCCGCCGTTGTCGCGCCGGATTCTGCTGACACCGAGGGCGACGAGGACGCGGAAGGCCGCGCGAAGTTCGATGCCGCGGAAGTGATGCCGATGGCCCGCCCCTGCGTGCGTCTGTGCAAGGTGGGAGGCGACGGCGGCGTGGAGCCTACGGGTCTGGCGTTCCACGGCGTCCCCAGCGGCCATGAGTTCAATTCGTTCGTGCTGGCACTCTATAATGCGGCCGGACCGGGCCAGAAGGTGGACGACGACACCCAGCAGCGCATCGACGCGTTGGACGCGGACGGTGGCTCCACCGACGTGATGGTCCTCGTCTCGCTGACCTGCACGATGTGCCCGACCACGGTGCTCTCCTCGCAGCGCATCGCCGCCGACAACCCAAAGGTGCGCGCCGAAGCATACGACATCTCGCACTTCCCCGAGCTGCAGAAGCAGTACGGTGCGATGAGCGTGCCCTGCATCGTCGTCAACAAGACCGCCGCCGACGGCACGACCACCCAAAAAGTCGAGTTCGGCAAGAAGTCGGTCCCCCAGATGCTCGATCTCATTGACGAAGCGTGA
- a CDS encoding redoxin domain-containing protein gives MTMLQHEITDFTANIYQDNKFSKLTKADMLGHWSLVFFYPNDFSFVCPTELEDLADHYDEFKKAGCEIYGVSHDTEFVHKAWHEANDKIAKIQFPMVADPTNTLSRDLDSYDEVNGQAERGDFILSPEGKVVAYEVISSNVGRNAEEILRRVEASQFVYEHGDQVCPAKWEPGDETIAPSLDLVGQL, from the coding sequence ATGACCATGCTTCAGCATGAAATCACCGATTTCACCGCTAATATTTATCAGGACAACAAATTCAGCAAGCTCACCAAGGCGGACATGCTGGGCCACTGGTCGCTCGTTTTCTTCTATCCGAACGATTTCAGCTTCGTCTGCCCCACCGAGCTTGAGGACCTCGCCGACCATTACGACGAGTTCAAGAAGGCCGGCTGCGAGATCTACGGCGTCTCGCACGACACCGAGTTCGTCCACAAGGCTTGGCACGAGGCCAACGACAAGATCGCCAAGATCCAGTTCCCGATGGTCGCCGACCCCACCAACACGCTTTCCCGCGATCTCGACAGCTACGATGAGGTCAACGGCCAGGCCGAGCGTGGCGATTTCATCCTGAGTCCCGAAGGCAAGGTCGTGGCCTACGAGGTCATTTCCTCCAACGTCGGCCGTAACGCCGAAGAGATTCTGCGCCGCGTCGAGGCCTCGCAGTTCGTCTACGAGCACGGCGATCAGGTCTGCCCCGCGAAGTGGGAGCCGGGCGACGAGACCATCGCCCCGAGCCTCGACCTCGTCGGCCAGCTCTAA
- a CDS encoding FAD-dependent oxidoreductase, producing MKQQDDLFDVIVIGGGPAGLTAGLYLARARYRVLVLEKEDFGGQITILSEVVNYPGIASTDGRALAETMHQQAADFGAEFMSANATGVDIDGDIKIVHTDHGDLKTFGILLATGAVPRKVGFKGETEFAGHGISYCSTCDGEFFNGQEVIVVGGGFTAAEESVFLTKYATKVTVLVRGDDFTCDASISDEAKSNPKIEVRYNTTMKSVSADRGGLVSAVFTDRKTGKDVEWKPEGNPHFGVFVFAGYVPQTRLLEGLVDLDEEGYVITDQYLETSAAGVYAAGDLRRKTLRQLITAVSDGGIAAVELERYAKDVSEKLGLVPPRPTNSKYERHEQAYESNTEFKPQRKDSDVTKDVQTAGFFDSTIRQQLKVVFSVMAKPLMLEVALDETPLSPQVLGFVTELAELSGGKLTVRSSTPADDGVEVDEKGNVAYDIKENLPMVRPCVRVCRVGEDGEPVPTGIAFHGMPSGREFSSFVLSLYNVAGPGQVLDDDVQKRIDQLCADGGSIDIMVLVSLTCTVCPPTVLATQRIASSNPRVHAEAYEVSHCRDLQQYYGAMSVPCIVINKTEPDGTTSQKIKFGKKGVPGILDLIEEM from the coding sequence ATGAAGCAGCAAGATGATTTGTTTGATGTCATAGTGATTGGCGGTGGGCCGGCAGGGCTTACAGCGGGGCTTTACCTGGCCCGTGCACGATACCGCGTGCTTGTCCTCGAGAAGGAGGATTTCGGCGGCCAGATCACGATTCTCAGTGAAGTGGTGAACTACCCCGGCATCGCTTCCACCGATGGCCGTGCACTGGCTGAGACCATGCACCAGCAGGCCGCTGATTTCGGCGCAGAGTTCATGTCTGCGAACGCCACCGGAGTGGATATCGATGGTGACATCAAGATCGTGCATACCGACCACGGTGATCTGAAGACGTTCGGCATCCTTTTGGCCACCGGTGCCGTACCGCGCAAGGTCGGCTTCAAAGGCGAGACCGAGTTTGCCGGCCATGGCATTTCCTATTGCTCCACCTGCGACGGCGAGTTCTTCAACGGGCAGGAGGTCATCGTCGTGGGCGGCGGTTTTACTGCTGCCGAAGAGTCCGTTTTCCTCACCAAATACGCCACCAAGGTCACCGTTTTGGTGCGCGGCGACGACTTCACCTGCGACGCATCCATCTCGGACGAAGCCAAGAGCAACCCGAAGATCGAGGTGCGCTACAACACGACGATGAAAAGCGTTTCCGCCGACAGGGGTGGGCTTGTTTCGGCGGTCTTCACTGACCGCAAGACCGGCAAGGACGTCGAGTGGAAGCCTGAGGGCAACCCGCATTTCGGCGTGTTCGTCTTCGCGGGCTACGTGCCGCAGACCCGTCTGCTCGAAGGTTTGGTCGACCTCGATGAGGAAGGCTACGTCATTACCGACCAATATCTTGAGACCTCCGCTGCCGGTGTCTACGCTGCCGGCGACCTGCGCCGCAAGACCTTGCGCCAGCTGATCACCGCTGTTTCCGATGGAGGCATCGCGGCCGTAGAGCTCGAACGGTACGCCAAGGACGTCAGCGAGAAGCTCGGCCTGGTACCGCCTCGTCCGACCAATTCCAAGTACGAGCGGCACGAGCAGGCCTACGAGTCCAACACCGAGTTCAAGCCGCAGCGCAAGGATTCCGACGTCACCAAAGACGTGCAGACCGCCGGTTTCTTCGACAGCACGATCCGCCAGCAGCTCAAGGTCGTCTTCAGTGTGATGGCCAAGCCGCTGATGCTCGAGGTCGCGCTGGACGAGACCCCGCTTTCCCCGCAGGTCCTGGGATTCGTCACCGAGCTCGCGGAGCTGAGCGGCGGCAAGCTGACCGTGCGCTCCTCCACGCCTGCGGATGACGGCGTTGAGGTGGACGAAAAGGGCAACGTCGCGTATGACATCAAGGAGAACCTGCCGATGGTACGGCCTTGCGTGCGCGTCTGCAGGGTTGGCGAGGACGGCGAGCCGGTGCCCACCGGTATCGCGTTCCACGGTATGCCGAGCGGCCGCGAGTTCAGCTCGTTCGTGTTGTCGCTTTACAACGTCGCCGGACCGGGGCAAGTGCTCGACGACGATGTGCAGAAGCGTATCGACCAGTTGTGTGCGGACGGCGGCAGCATCGACATCATGGTGCTGGTCTCGTTGACGTGCACGGTATGCCCTCCGACGGTGCTGGCCACGCAGCGCATCGCTTCCAGCAATCCCAGGGTTCATGCCGAGGCCTACGAAGTCTCGCATTGCCGCGACCTGCAGCAATATTATGGCGCGATGAGCGTGCCCTGCATTGTCATCAACAAGACCGAGCCTGACGGCACGACCTCTCAAAAGATCAAGTTCGGAAAGAAAGGGGTTCCGGGAATCCTGGATTTGATTGAGGAAATGTGA
- a CDS encoding threonine/serine exporter family protein, protein MPLDTADIERDWDTPVVDAGIAAKASIIARVGLLDLRAGTGSFRIRELMHRIGYPLGVHVRANINLTDMDVSCSDGVSRITQVVDLPTTGVNTERIWLLEHFADWFSVNIGAPATTYHAQTAVSQAMVQQLDNPDAEHSMLRATQKAHHEVERRKRVHEKAAKRAQKRGFRPPKGEYAAHFEHIGKTREDIAAEREAAAVDKNVASESIRNGSGSVEGNNQTSDNSVNANDLVNQNVDSASAANSSAATKSAKSESQSRAKVTSKSSSNASRGITVRQAHERLSLIQHRKPLYAPWFSAIASAVACACFVFLLGGGPYDMIGAFVGAGIGHWVRRRMFVYHLNQFFVTFVAVAVAAFACVGTLRLIGVFDPVALRHDTAYIGAMLFVIPGFPLITGGLDIAKMDLPSGIQRLVYTLALILMATLAGWMVASIVHLSPQGFEPLGLNPWVNAALRAVCAFGGVWGFSVLFNSPQRMCFTAAVIGAITDTLRLTIVDFGMPPEAAAFLGAMLAGLLASLWRSSVRHGFLPPYLGYPRICLTVPSIVIMVPGLYMYRAMFYLGQFDTLNALDWAFRAFMVILCLPIGLAMARVITDKSWRYDV, encoded by the coding sequence ATGCCGCTGGATACCGCCGACATCGAACGTGATTGGGATACGCCGGTGGTGGACGCCGGCATCGCGGCGAAGGCGAGCATCATCGCGCGGGTGGGGCTGCTCGACTTGCGCGCTGGTACGGGAAGCTTTCGTATCCGCGAGCTGATGCACCGCATCGGCTACCCGCTCGGCGTACATGTTCGGGCGAATATCAACCTCACCGATATGGATGTGTCGTGCAGCGACGGTGTCAGCAGGATTACGCAAGTTGTCGATTTGCCGACGACTGGAGTCAATACGGAGCGTATCTGGCTGCTTGAGCATTTCGCAGACTGGTTCAGTGTCAATATCGGCGCTCCGGCGACCACCTACCACGCCCAGACCGCGGTCTCGCAGGCGATGGTGCAGCAGCTTGACAATCCTGACGCCGAACATTCCATGTTGCGGGCCACGCAGAAGGCACATCATGAGGTAGAACGGCGTAAACGGGTGCATGAGAAGGCTGCCAAGCGGGCCCAAAAGCGCGGATTCCGTCCACCAAAGGGCGAGTATGCGGCGCATTTCGAGCATATCGGCAAGACCCGCGAAGACATTGCCGCCGAGCGTGAGGCTGCGGCTGTCGACAAGAATGTCGCTTCTGAATCTATTCGTAATGGTTCTGGCAGTGTCGAGGGTAATAACCAGACATCTGATAATTCCGTCAATGCCAATGATTTAGTAAACCAAAATGTCGATAGTGCCAGCGCTGCTAATTCTTCTGCTGCAACGAAATCGGCAAAATCCGAATCTCAATCCAGGGCCAAGGTTACGTCTAAGTCCTCTTCCAACGCCAGCCGCGGCATCACCGTCCGTCAGGCGCACGAGAGGCTGAGCCTTATCCAGCACCGCAAGCCGCTTTACGCGCCGTGGTTCTCGGCCATCGCCTCCGCCGTGGCATGCGCGTGCTTCGTCTTCCTGCTCGGCGGTGGCCCTTACGACATGATCGGCGCGTTCGTCGGCGCCGGCATCGGCCATTGGGTGCGACGGCGGATGTTCGTCTACCACCTCAACCAGTTCTTCGTTACGTTCGTGGCCGTTGCTGTGGCCGCGTTCGCTTGTGTGGGTACGCTGCGACTGATCGGCGTCTTCGACCCGGTGGCCCTGCGACATGACACCGCCTATATCGGTGCGATGCTCTTCGTCATCCCCGGTTTCCCGCTGATTACCGGCGGCCTTGATATCGCCAAAATGGACCTACCCAGCGGCATTCAGCGTTTGGTTTATACGCTCGCGCTCATCCTTATGGCCACGCTCGCAGGCTGGATGGTGGCGTCCATCGTCCACCTGAGCCCGCAAGGTTTCGAACCGCTCGGCCTCAACCCTTGGGTCAACGCCGCCCTGCGTGCGGTCTGCGCGTTCGGCGGGGTCTGGGGATTCTCGGTACTGTTCAATTCGCCGCAGCGCATGTGCTTCACGGCCGCCGTCATCGGCGCGATCACCGACACCCTGCGCCTGACCATCGTCGATTTCGGCATGCCGCCGGAAGCCGCCGCGTTCCTTGGCGCGATGCTCGCCGGCCTGCTTGCCTCGCTCTGGCGTTCGTCGGTGCGGCACGGCTTCCTTCCGCCCTACCTCGGCTACCCGCGTATCTGCCTGACCGTGCCGTCGATCGTCATCATGGTGCCCGGCCTGTATATGTACCGCGCGATGTTCTATCTCGGCCAGTTCGACACTTTGAACGCGTTGGACTGGGCCTTCCGCGCCTTCATGGTCATCCTCTGCCTGCCGATCGGCCTGGCGATGGCCCGCGTGATCACCGACAAGTCTTGGCGCTATGACGTGTGA
- a CDS encoding ATP-binding protein yields MKRQLMAKLAEWQSNPQRKPLVLDGARQTGKTWLAREFGRTHFKHLAYVSLQDNEAMETLFTGSLLPERLIPGIALAAGTKIDPSDTLIVLDEVQEVPRAVESLKYFAEQAPEYPIIATGSTLGITIHRNVSFPVGKVDILRLYPLTFREFLEACGQDELLQILDNADTDMMTVFHEKFMEFLKYYVVVGGMPEAVQTFVNTYPGVDFTAITHIQAAIEHGYRSDFSKYPDDMPQGFPLRLAQLWDSLPRQLSHENKKFAYSSIKKGARGREYDLAIQRLQDSSLVTKIPRVQNVEYPLAMFEDQSAFKLFVLDVGILREMSGIAPQVILNDNEVFRTAKGALAEQLVCQELVAAGFAPYYWTDTNATHELDFIIQLADKVVPIEVKAGTNLSAASLKYAMKKFGLSTAIRFSALPQHHDGAIYDLPLYAVSTIRKF; encoded by the coding sequence ATGAAGCGACAACTGATGGCAAAATTGGCCGAATGGCAGAGCAACCCACAACGCAAGCCGTTGGTACTCGATGGTGCTCGCCAAACCGGCAAAACCTGGCTGGCCCGAGAGTTCGGACGGACGCATTTCAAGCATCTTGCCTATGTTTCACTTCAAGACAACGAAGCCATGGAAACCTTGTTCACCGGCTCCCTGCTTCCCGAACGCCTCATTCCCGGCATCGCGTTGGCCGCGGGAACAAAAATCGATCCGAGCGATACGCTCATTGTGCTCGATGAGGTGCAGGAAGTGCCACGCGCAGTGGAGTCACTGAAATATTTTGCGGAACAGGCACCGGAATACCCAATCATCGCCACCGGGTCGACGCTTGGCATCACTATCCACCGCAATGTCTCGTTCCCGGTCGGCAAAGTCGACATATTGCGCCTCTATCCACTCACGTTTCGCGAGTTCCTTGAAGCCTGCGGTCAGGATGAACTGCTGCAGATTCTCGATAATGCGGATACCGACATGATGACCGTCTTCCACGAGAAGTTCATGGAATTCCTGAAATATTATGTGGTCGTCGGCGGCATGCCCGAGGCTGTGCAAACCTTTGTCAATACCTACCCGGGCGTTGATTTTACTGCCATCACTCATATCCAAGCCGCCATCGAGCACGGCTATCGCAGCGATTTTTCAAAATACCCTGACGATATGCCTCAAGGTTTTCCGCTGAGACTGGCGCAATTGTGGGACTCGCTGCCTCGCCAGCTTTCGCACGAAAACAAGAAATTCGCGTATAGCTCCATCAAGAAAGGAGCACGCGGACGCGAATACGACCTTGCGATCCAGCGTCTGCAGGATTCGTCGCTCGTTACAAAAATCCCACGGGTGCAAAACGTCGAATATCCACTGGCGATGTTCGAGGATCAATCGGCTTTCAAGCTTTTCGTGCTCGACGTAGGAATCTTACGTGAAATGAGCGGCATTGCACCACAAGTTATTCTCAACGACAACGAAGTATTCCGCACGGCAAAAGGTGCGTTGGCCGAGCAACTGGTGTGCCAAGAACTCGTCGCAGCCGGTTTCGCGCCATATTACTGGACCGACACCAACGCTACCCACGAGCTTGACTTCATCATCCAGCTCGCCGACAAGGTCGTGCCCATCGAGGTAAAAGCCGGCACGAACCTCAGCGCCGCCAGCCTCAAATATGCGATGAAAAAGTTCGGTCTGTCAACGGCCATCCGTTTCTCGGCCCTGCCCCAGCATCACGATGGAGCCATCTACGATTTGCCGCTCTATGCTGTAAGTACAATACGCAAATTTTGA